Proteins from a genomic interval of Caulobacter sp. SL161:
- a CDS encoding ABC transporter ATP-binding protein, translated as MTAQDRPQPSNRALMGRMWREFLQPRWKGFLVSMISAVIVARLTVMLGEYVEPAVDKLIAHPQPGALIWVPLTIAGLAVARGVFQVIQASLINRIGNGVVGDMQTRLFGRLIRADLARLRGAHSGSYVASVLYDAGLIREAATTGVINYVREALIVAITLWALFNSDPILAAGVLIIVPGVSGVIRHFSKRTTKAAKGAMGETSNLSTAIMESLDGVKIVKMENREAYEEARVAAVVERRQRHLIKGSNARAMAAPATELFSQLVIAAVFAYAGWRAITGALVVGPFTLPPITPGGFLKFVILLGIAAQSLRQVANLQTVFSEGLTAARRLFEALDVAPTIVDPADAKALPPGESMIALADATFSYGADIPALSSVNLQARKGETVALVGPSGGGKSSILNLIPRFYDVNAGAVTIDGHDVRSVTLASLRDRIALVTQEPFLFDDTIRANIAYARPGASQLEIEAAARQAAAHDFILALPEGYDTPVGEGGARLSGGQRQRIAIARAFLKDAPILLLDEATSALDTESEAQVQAALERLMAGRTTILIAHRLSTVKNADRIYVIDKGRVVETGSHAELVRAGGLYARLAKAQNLDHPAPDQDGEITA; from the coding sequence ATGACCGCACAGGATCGTCCGCAGCCCTCGAACCGCGCCCTGATGGGCCGGATGTGGCGCGAATTCCTCCAGCCGCGCTGGAAGGGCTTCCTGGTCTCGATGATCAGCGCAGTGATCGTGGCGCGACTGACGGTGATGCTGGGCGAATATGTCGAGCCCGCCGTCGACAAATTGATCGCTCATCCCCAGCCCGGCGCCCTGATCTGGGTGCCTCTGACCATCGCTGGCCTGGCCGTGGCGCGCGGCGTCTTCCAGGTGATCCAGGCCAGCCTGATCAACCGCATCGGCAACGGCGTAGTCGGGGACATGCAGACGCGCCTGTTCGGCCGGCTGATCCGGGCGGACCTGGCCCGCCTGCGCGGCGCTCACTCGGGCTCCTATGTCGCCTCGGTGCTCTACGACGCCGGCCTGATCCGCGAGGCGGCGACCACCGGCGTCATCAACTATGTCCGCGAAGCCCTGATCGTCGCCATCACCCTGTGGGCGCTGTTCAACAGCGATCCGATCCTGGCCGCCGGCGTGCTGATCATCGTGCCGGGCGTCAGCGGGGTGATCCGCCACTTCTCCAAGCGCACGACCAAGGCCGCCAAGGGGGCCATGGGCGAGACCTCCAACCTCTCCACCGCGATCATGGAGAGCCTGGACGGGGTCAAGATCGTCAAGATGGAGAACCGCGAGGCCTATGAGGAGGCCCGCGTCGCCGCTGTGGTCGAGCGCCGCCAGCGCCACCTGATCAAGGGCAGCAACGCCCGCGCCATGGCCGCTCCCGCCACAGAACTCTTCTCGCAGCTGGTGATCGCCGCCGTCTTCGCCTACGCCGGCTGGCGGGCGATCACCGGCGCGCTGGTCGTCGGCCCCTTCACCCTGCCGCCGATCACGCCAGGCGGGTTCCTCAAGTTCGTGATCCTGCTGGGCATCGCGGCCCAGTCCCTGCGTCAGGTCGCCAACCTGCAGACCGTGTTCAGCGAGGGGCTGACCGCCGCCCGTCGCCTGTTCGAGGCCCTGGACGTGGCCCCAACCATCGTCGATCCGGCCGACGCCAAGGCCCTGCCGCCGGGCGAAAGCATGATCGCCCTGGCCGACGCGACCTTCTCGTACGGCGCGGACATTCCGGCCCTGTCGAGCGTCAACCTGCAGGCGCGCAAGGGTGAGACCGTGGCCCTGGTCGGCCCCTCTGGCGGCGGCAAGAGCTCGATCCTGAACCTGATCCCCCGCTTTTACGACGTGAACGCCGGCGCGGTGACCATAGACGGTCACGACGTGCGGTCGGTGACCCTGGCCAGCTTGCGCGACCGCATCGCCCTGGTCACCCAGGAGCCGTTCCTGTTCGACGACACGATCCGCGCCAACATCGCCTACGCCCGACCCGGGGCCAGCCAGCTGGAGATCGAAGCGGCCGCTCGCCAGGCCGCCGCCCACGACTTCATCCTGGCCCTGCCCGAGGGCTATGACACCCCGGTCGGCGAGGGCGGCGCGCGCCTGTCGGGCGGTCAGCGCCAGCGCATCGCCATCGCCCGCGCCTTCCTGAAGGATGCGCCGATCCTGCTGCTGGACGAGGCCACCAGCGCGCTCGACACCGAGAGCGAGGCCCAGGTGCAGGCGGCGCTGGAGCGCCTGATGGCGGGCCGCACGACGATCCTGATCGCTCACCGCCTGTCGACCGTGAAGAACGCCGACCGCATCTATGTGATCGACAAGGGGCGGGTCGTGGAGACGGGCTCGCATGCCGAGCTCGTCCGCGCCGGCGGTCTCTATGCGCGCCTCGCCAAGGCTCAGAATCTGGACCACCCGGCGCCCGACCAGGACGGGGAGATCACGGCTTGA
- a CDS encoding DUF4170 domain-containing protein has protein sequence MLKMPDKQLLHIVVGGELKDVAGVEFRDLSKVEFVGAYPSYDEAHKAWKAKAQATVDNAHARYFIIHAHKLLDPSEG, from the coding sequence TTGCTCAAAATGCCTGACAAGCAGCTTCTTCATATCGTAGTCGGCGGCGAGCTTAAGGACGTCGCGGGCGTCGAATTCCGTGACCTCTCCAAGGTCGAGTTCGTCGGCGCCTATCCGAGCTACGACGAGGCCCACAAGGCCTGGAAGGCCAAGGCCCAGGCCACGGTCGACAACGCCCACGCCCGCTACTTCATCATCCACGCCCACAAGCTGCTGGATCCGAGCGAGGGGTGA
- a CDS encoding 3'(2'),5'-bisphosphate nucleotidase CysQ: MNDLDLIIAAAREAGELALGARESGLTIWSKEGGSPVTDADLAVDTLLRTELRAERPDYGWLSEETADDPARLATGRQFVVDPIDGTVAFMKGKPWFAVSIAVVEDGQPIAAVVHAPALDETYAATLQGPATLNGAPIAPSATEALEGAAMLGDAKMFAHPAWREPWPTMRIETRNSIAYRACLVAAGAFDAAVALSPKSEWDVAAADLICQRAGAALSDHKGRPYAYNRPVPQVPSLVCANRALAPLILNRVGHIELP, from the coding sequence ATGAACGACCTGGACCTGATCATCGCCGCAGCGCGGGAGGCGGGCGAACTGGCGCTCGGCGCGCGCGAGAGCGGCCTGACGATCTGGTCCAAGGAAGGCGGCTCGCCGGTCACAGACGCCGACCTCGCCGTCGACACCCTGCTGCGCACCGAGCTGCGCGCCGAACGCCCGGACTATGGCTGGCTGTCGGAAGAAACCGCCGACGACCCGGCGCGTCTGGCGACCGGACGACAGTTCGTGGTCGATCCGATCGACGGCACGGTCGCCTTCATGAAGGGCAAGCCCTGGTTTGCAGTGTCGATCGCCGTGGTCGAGGACGGCCAGCCCATCGCCGCCGTGGTCCACGCCCCCGCCCTGGACGAGACCTACGCCGCCACCCTGCAGGGGCCGGCCACTCTGAACGGCGCGCCGATCGCCCCCAGCGCCACCGAGGCGCTGGAAGGCGCGGCCATGCTGGGCGACGCCAAGATGTTCGCCCACCCCGCCTGGCGCGAGCCGTGGCCGACCATGCGGATCGAGACCCGCAACTCCATCGCCTATCGGGCGTGCCTCGTCGCCGCCGGCGCGTTCGACGCCGCCGTGGCGCTGTCCCCCAAAAGCGAGTGGGACGTGGCGGCCGCCGACCTGATCTGCCAGCGCGCCGGCGCGGCGCTCAGTGATCACAAGGGCCGCCCCTACGCCTATAATCGGCCCGTTCCGCAGGTTCCGAGCCTGGTTTGCGCCAATCGCGCGCTTGCGCCATTGATCCTTAACCGTGTCGGGCATATCGAGCTGCCATAA
- a CDS encoding TldD/PmbA family protein, whose product MDDNLLHDVVAAARKAGADAAEAVFAERQSLSVSVRLGELEEVEREEARDLGLRVFIGQRSATVSGSDISSEARAKLIERAVAMARLAPEDPYASLAPQDRLAGGPFPDLDLIDAYEPSAETLETQARTAEAHARAVKGVTNSDGGSATWSSSRWALVTSDGFHGAHAATGHSISASAIAGEGAGMERGGEGRSARHFGDLPAAGDIGMAAGRQAVARLNPRKIASTTAPVIFENRLAMSLIGPLLGAISGPSIARGTSFLKDKLGQAIFAKGVNLLEDPHRVRGLGSAPFDDEGVATQARALIEDGVLTTWLLNTSSARQLGLVTTGHASRGLAGPSGVSTHNLTLQPGTQDLKGLMQDAGTGLVVTSMFGPSLNGNTGDWSVGCSGYWFENGESTGPVTEITVAGNLIDIYARLVPGSDLEFRGASNSPSLLVDALAIAGK is encoded by the coding sequence ATGGACGATAATCTGCTGCATGACGTGGTCGCCGCCGCGCGCAAGGCCGGGGCCGACGCGGCCGAGGCTGTCTTCGCCGAGCGCCAATCCCTTTCGGTTTCCGTTCGCCTGGGCGAGCTGGAAGAGGTCGAGCGCGAGGAGGCGCGGGACCTTGGCCTGCGGGTCTTCATCGGTCAGCGCAGCGCCACCGTATCCGGCTCCGACATTTCGTCCGAGGCCCGCGCCAAGCTGATCGAGCGCGCTGTCGCCATGGCCCGCCTGGCGCCGGAAGATCCCTATGCCAGCCTCGCCCCCCAGGATCGCCTCGCGGGCGGTCCGTTCCCCGACCTTGATCTGATCGACGCCTACGAGCCCTCGGCCGAGACCCTGGAGACCCAGGCCCGCACCGCCGAGGCGCACGCCCGCGCGGTCAAGGGCGTCACCAATTCCGATGGCGGCTCGGCCACTTGGTCGTCGTCGCGCTGGGCCCTGGTGACCAGCGACGGCTTCCACGGCGCGCATGCAGCCACGGGCCACTCCATCTCGGCCTCGGCCATCGCGGGCGAGGGCGCTGGCATGGAGCGCGGCGGCGAGGGGCGTTCGGCCCGCCACTTCGGCGATCTGCCGGCGGCGGGCGATATCGGCATGGCGGCCGGCCGCCAGGCCGTGGCCCGCCTGAACCCACGCAAGATCGCCTCCACCACCGCGCCGGTGATCTTCGAAAACCGCCTGGCCATGAGCCTGATCGGCCCGCTGCTGGGCGCGATCTCCGGCCCGTCGATCGCGCGCGGCACCTCGTTCCTGAAGGACAAGCTGGGCCAGGCGATCTTCGCCAAGGGCGTCAACCTGCTGGAAGACCCGCACCGGGTGCGCGGCCTCGGCTCGGCGCCCTTCGACGATGAGGGCGTGGCCACGCAAGCCCGCGCCCTGATCGAGGACGGCGTGCTGACCACCTGGCTGCTGAACACCAGCTCGGCCAGGCAGCTGGGTCTGGTCACCACCGGCCACGCCTCGCGCGGCCTGGCGGGTCCGTCCGGCGTCTCGACCCACAACCTGACGCTCCAACCAGGAACCCAGGACCTGAAGGGGCTGATGCAGGACGCCGGAACGGGTCTGGTCGTCACCTCGATGTTCGGCCCCTCGCTGAACGGCAACACCGGCGACTGGTCGGTCGGCTGTTCGGGCTACTGGTTCGAAAACGGCGAAAGCACCGGCCCGGTCACCGAGATCACCGTCGCCGGCAACCTGATCGACATCTACGCCCGCCTCGTACCGGGCTCGGATCTCGAGTTCCGCGGCGCCAGCAACAGCCCCTCCCTCTTGGTCGACGCCCTGGCGATCGCGGGCAAATGA
- a CDS encoding MAPEG family protein, which produces MDTIVSGHAAALWAGLNLFLLLILSLLVVRLRQKHKVALGDEGIPELARAIRAFGNASEYIPSGIAALAVLAVAGAAPLAIHVVGFILFAGRVVHAIGLSNSGGASIPRAVGMVATWLAYIFAGVALLLSAIG; this is translated from the coding sequence ATGGACACGATCGTTTCCGGCCACGCTGCGGCGCTCTGGGCCGGCCTCAATCTCTTTCTGCTGCTGATCCTCTCGCTGCTGGTCGTGCGCCTGCGCCAGAAGCACAAGGTGGCCCTGGGCGACGAGGGCATTCCTGAACTCGCCCGCGCCATCCGCGCCTTCGGCAACGCCTCGGAGTACATTCCGTCGGGCATCGCCGCCCTGGCGGTTCTGGCCGTCGCCGGCGCCGCGCCCCTGGCGATCCACGTGGTGGGCTTCATCCTGTTCGCCGGCCGCGTGGTTCACGCCATCGGCCTGTCCAACAGCGGCGGGGCCTCGATCCCGCGCGCCGTGGGCATGGTGGCGACCTGGCTGGCCTATATCTTCGCCGGTGTGGCCCTGCTGCTGTCGGCCATCGGGTAG
- a CDS encoding M14 family metallopeptidase has protein sequence MRTTALLAIALLALGAPAMSQTSPSKAPWDQAFLPPAPHWQGASQKLIRDKADPWVTPFEADAEHNFSPSYADTRAWFQKLDKASPLIRVEAFGVSPQGREIFAVIASKDGDKLDPKKPLLLVQAGIHPGEIDGKDAGMMLLRDVAFHGKDGLLDKVNLVLIPILSVDGHERSGPYSRPNQRGPRIQGWRNTATNQNLNRDFMKLDQPEMRALKRLQAKYKADLYVDVHVTDGMDYQYDVTYGFNGENGVWNRSPAIAKWLDGVLKPAMNKSLEAEGHIPGELVFGVDEHNPKAGFSDGGLGERFSNGWGAAAHVPTILIENHSLKPHAQRVLGTYVFIETALKLLAEKGGDLRQAIATDSALRPSEIPANFVADPKPAYTRAFKGIRYEYYDSPASGRKEVRWLGEADPEIWNVPFYGSKPSLTLKRPAAYYVPSHRPDIIERLKLHGVTLETLPADKTLKVEMIRLVDPKIATRANEGHVQISVEKVTTETRDWTFPKGSVRVSTDQTLGDLVVLLLEPQSSESLFAWGMVPEVLSRVEYIEPYAIAPLAEKMMAADPALKAEFEAKLAAEPKFAADPAARLAWFYKRTPFYDDHHLLYPIAREIAR, from the coding sequence ATGCGCACCACAGCCCTTCTCGCCATAGCCCTGCTTGCCTTGGGAGCCCCCGCCATGTCCCAGACCTCGCCCTCCAAAGCCCCGTGGGACCAAGCCTTCCTGCCGCCGGCGCCGCACTGGCAGGGCGCCAGCCAGAAGCTGATCCGCGACAAGGCCGATCCGTGGGTGACGCCGTTCGAGGCCGACGCCGAGCACAATTTCTCGCCGAGCTACGCCGACACCCGCGCCTGGTTCCAGAAGCTGGACAAGGCCAGCCCCCTGATCCGCGTCGAGGCGTTCGGCGTCTCGCCGCAAGGCCGCGAGATCTTCGCGGTGATCGCCAGCAAGGACGGCGACAAGCTGGATCCCAAGAAGCCGCTGCTGCTGGTCCAGGCGGGCATCCACCCCGGCGAGATCGACGGCAAGGACGCGGGCATGATGCTGCTGCGGGACGTGGCCTTCCACGGCAAGGACGGGCTGCTCGACAAGGTCAACCTCGTCCTGATCCCGATCCTTTCGGTCGACGGCCATGAGCGTTCGGGCCCCTATTCGCGCCCCAACCAGCGGGGCCCCCGCATCCAGGGCTGGCGCAACACCGCGACTAACCAGAACCTCAACCGCGACTTCATGAAGCTGGACCAGCCGGAGATGCGCGCGCTGAAGCGCCTGCAGGCCAAGTACAAGGCCGATCTCTATGTCGACGTCCACGTGACCGACGGCATGGACTACCAGTACGACGTCACCTACGGCTTCAACGGCGAGAACGGCGTCTGGAACCGCTCGCCGGCCATCGCCAAGTGGCTGGACGGGGTGCTGAAGCCCGCCATGAACAAGAGCCTGGAAGCCGAGGGCCATATCCCGGGCGAGCTGGTGTTCGGCGTTGACGAACACAATCCGAAAGCCGGCTTCTCGGATGGGGGCCTGGGTGAGCGCTTCTCGAACGGCTGGGGCGCGGCGGCTCACGTCCCGACCATCCTGATCGAGAACCATAGCCTCAAGCCCCACGCCCAGCGGGTGCTGGGGACCTATGTGTTCATCGAGACGGCCCTGAAGCTGCTGGCCGAGAAGGGCGGGGATCTGCGGCAAGCGATCGCCACCGATAGCGCCCTGCGCCCCTCCGAGATTCCAGCCAACTTCGTCGCTGATCCCAAGCCCGCCTACACGCGCGCCTTCAAGGGCATTCGCTACGAGTACTACGACAGCCCCGCCTCGGGCCGGAAGGAAGTACGCTGGCTGGGTGAGGCCGATCCCGAGATCTGGAACGTTCCCTTCTACGGCTCCAAGCCCTCTCTGACCCTCAAGCGCCCGGCGGCCTACTATGTGCCCAGCCACCGCCCCGACATCATCGAGCGCCTGAAGCTGCACGGGGTGACGCTGGAAACCCTGCCCGCCGACAAAACGCTGAAGGTCGAGATGATCCGCCTCGTCGATCCCAAGATCGCCACGCGCGCCAACGAGGGCCACGTCCAGATCAGCGTGGAGAAGGTGACGACCGAGACCCGCGACTGGACCTTCCCCAAGGGCTCGGTACGCGTGTCGACGGACCAGACGCTGGGTGATCTGGTCGTGCTGCTGCTGGAACCGCAATCCAGCGAGAGCCTGTTCGCCTGGGGCATGGTTCCCGAGGTGCTGAGCCGCGTCGAGTATATCGAGCCCTACGCCATCGCGCCGTTGGCTGAGAAGATGATGGCGGCGGACCCGGCGCTGAAGGCCGAGTTCGAAGCCAAGCTGGCGGCGGAGCCCAAGTTCGCCGCCGATCCTGCCGCGCGTCTGGCCTGGTTCTACAAGCGCACCCCGTTCTACGACGATCACCATCTGCTCTACCCGATCGCCCGCGAAATCGCGCGATAG
- a CDS encoding UbiD family decarboxylase, whose amino-acid sequence MAYRSLREFIDVLEAKGELVRVREPVSSVLEMTEIQTRLLATGGPAVLFENVLLPDGSRSEMPALANLFGTVKRVAMGVTLGGEPRETAGELREVGELLAFLRQPQPPKGLKDALDMLPLAKTVMSMRPGTVKKAPVQEVVLTGDQIDLSKLPVQTCWPGEPAPLITWPLVVTKGPSKDREDDFNLGIYRMQVLSKDKCVMRWLAHRGGAQHYARHKKAGSKEPLPACAVLGADPGTILAAVTPVPDTLSEYQFAGLLRGAKVDLVPAKTVPLMVPAHAEIVIEGHVLLDEFADEGPYGDHTGYYNSVEKFPVFQVTAITMRKDPIYLTTFTGRPPDEPSVLGEALNEVFIPLIRQQFPEIVDFWLPPEGCSYRIAVVSMKKAYPGHAKRVMLGVWSYLRQFMYTKWVIVVDHDINARDWKDVMWAISTKMDPARDITVIEHTPIDYLDFASPESGLGSKIGLDATDKWPPETKREWGEEIRMDQAVVDKVSDMWGRLGLPGDGKPIWK is encoded by the coding sequence ATGGCCTACCGATCGCTCCGCGAATTCATCGACGTCCTGGAGGCCAAGGGCGAATTGGTGCGGGTCAGGGAGCCGGTCTCCAGTGTGCTGGAGATGACCGAAATCCAGACGCGCCTCTTGGCGACCGGCGGCCCGGCGGTGCTGTTCGAGAACGTGCTGCTGCCCGATGGCTCGCGTTCCGAGATGCCGGCGCTGGCCAACCTCTTCGGCACGGTCAAGCGCGTGGCCATGGGCGTCACCCTGGGCGGCGAGCCGCGCGAGACGGCGGGCGAACTGCGCGAGGTCGGCGAACTGCTGGCCTTCCTGCGCCAGCCCCAGCCGCCCAAGGGCCTCAAGGACGCCCTCGACATGCTGCCGCTGGCCAAGACGGTGATGAGCATGCGGCCGGGGACGGTGAAGAAGGCCCCCGTGCAGGAGGTCGTCCTGACCGGCGACCAGATCGACCTTTCCAAGCTGCCGGTCCAGACCTGCTGGCCGGGCGAGCCCGCGCCGCTGATCACCTGGCCGCTGGTCGTGACCAAGGGCCCCAGCAAGGACCGCGAGGACGACTTCAACCTCGGCATCTACCGCATGCAGGTCCTGTCGAAGGACAAGTGCGTCATGCGCTGGCTGGCCCATCGCGGCGGCGCCCAGCACTACGCCCGCCACAAGAAGGCCGGCTCCAAGGAGCCCCTGCCCGCCTGCGCCGTGCTGGGCGCGGACCCCGGCACCATCCTGGCGGCGGTGACGCCGGTGCCCGACACCCTGTCGGAGTACCAGTTCGCCGGCCTGCTGCGCGGGGCCAAGGTCGATCTTGTCCCGGCCAAGACCGTGCCGCTGATGGTGCCGGCCCATGCCGAGATCGTCATCGAGGGCCATGTCCTGCTGGACGAGTTCGCCGACGAGGGCCCCTACGGCGACCACACCGGCTACTACAACAGCGTCGAGAAGTTCCCGGTCTTCCAGGTGACGGCGATCACCATGCGCAAGGACCCGATCTACCTGACCACCTTCACCGGTCGTCCGCCGGACGAGCCCAGCGTGCTGGGCGAGGCGCTGAACGAGGTGTTCATTCCCCTCATTCGCCAGCAGTTCCCCGAGATCGTCGACTTCTGGCTGCCGCCCGAGGGCTGCAGCTACCGCATCGCCGTGGTCTCGATGAAGAAGGCCTATCCCGGCCACGCCAAGCGCGTGATGCTGGGCGTCTGGAGCTATCTGCGCCAGTTCATGTACACCAAGTGGGTGATCGTCGTGGACCACGACATCAACGCCCGCGACTGGAAGGACGTGATGTGGGCGATCAGCACCAAGATGGACCCCGCAAGGGACATCACGGTGATCGAGCACACGCCCATCGACTATCTCGACTTCGCCAGCCCCGAGAGCGGCCTCGGCTCCAAGATCGGCCTCGACGCCACTGACAAGTGGCCGCCCGAGACCAAGCGCGAATGGGGAGAGGAGATCCGCATGGATCAGGCGGTGGTCGACAAGGTCAGCGACATGTGGGGCCGGCTGGGATTGCCGGGGGACGGCAAGCCGATCTGGAAATAG
- the proB gene encoding glutamate 5-kinase, with protein sequence MTSGSQGAFEAARRIVFKVGSALLVDAETGAANRAWLEAFCADAADLRAAGKQVLVVSSGAVALGRRRLGLTGRKTTLPEKQAAAAAGQSLLMRAWEEAFEPHGIGVAQILLTRDDTEMRRRWLNARATTETLMGLGVVPVVNENDTVVTEEIRYGDNDRLAARVAQMAGADLLVLLSDIDGLYTADPRKNPKAEHIPRVSEITPEIAGMAEGANAAAGVGTGGMATKIAAARIARAAGCATLITLGSRPRPLAAIAAGEKATLIEAGASPAAAYKAWIAGSLAPQGWVTVDAGAASALLAGKSLLPAGVRAVEGPFDKGDAVRVRDENGREVARGLVRYDSADAQRIAGLRSDAIEAELGFTEGPMIHADDLAVAH encoded by the coding sequence GTGACGTCGGGCTCCCAGGGAGCTTTCGAGGCCGCCCGCCGCATCGTGTTCAAGGTCGGCTCGGCCCTGCTGGTCGACGCCGAGACGGGCGCAGCCAATCGCGCCTGGCTGGAGGCGTTCTGCGCCGACGCCGCCGACCTGCGCGCCGCCGGCAAACAGGTGCTCGTGGTCTCGTCCGGTGCGGTGGCCCTGGGCCGTCGTCGGCTTGGGCTGACCGGTCGAAAGACCACCCTGCCTGAAAAGCAGGCCGCCGCCGCCGCAGGCCAGAGCCTCCTGATGCGCGCCTGGGAAGAAGCTTTCGAGCCGCACGGGATCGGCGTCGCCCAGATCCTGCTGACCCGCGACGACACCGAGATGCGCCGCCGCTGGCTGAACGCCCGCGCGACGACCGAAACCCTGATGGGCTTGGGCGTCGTCCCCGTGGTCAATGAGAACGACACCGTCGTGACCGAGGAGATCCGGTACGGCGACAACGACCGCCTGGCCGCGCGCGTCGCCCAGATGGCCGGCGCCGACCTCCTGGTGCTGCTGTCGGACATTGACGGCCTCTACACCGCCGACCCGCGCAAGAACCCCAAGGCCGAGCATATCCCGCGGGTCTCCGAGATCACCCCGGAGATCGCCGGCATGGCCGAGGGGGCCAACGCCGCCGCCGGCGTCGGCACCGGCGGCATGGCCACCAAGATCGCCGCCGCCCGCATCGCCCGCGCCGCCGGCTGCGCCACCCTGATCACCCTGGGCTCGCGCCCTCGCCCGCTGGCGGCCATCGCGGCCGGCGAAAAGGCCACCCTGATCGAGGCGGGAGCCTCGCCCGCCGCCGCCTACAAGGCCTGGATCGCCGGCTCGCTGGCGCCCCAGGGCTGGGTCACGGTCGACGCCGGGGCGGCCAGCGCGTTGCTGGCCGGCAAGAGCCTGCTGCCCGCCGGTGTCCGCGCCGTCGAGGGCCCGTTCGACAAGGGCGACGCCGTCCGCGTTCGCGACGAAAACGGCCGTGAGGTCGCCCGGGGCCTCGTGCGCTATGACAGCGCCGACGCCCAGCGGATCGCGGGCCTGCGCTCGGACGCCATCGAGGCCGAACTCGGCTTTACCGAGGGTCCGATGATCCATGCCGACGACCTCGCCGTAGCCCACTAG
- the obgE gene encoding GTPase ObgE, translating to MKFLDQCKIYIRSGNGGGGSVSFRREKYIEYGGPDGGDGGRGGDVWIEAVEGLNTLIDYRYQQHFKAGTGVHGMGRARHGAAGEDVVLKVPVGTEVLEEDKETLIADLDHAGMRLLLAKGGNGGWGNLHFKGPVNQAPKYANPGQEGEERWIWLRLKLIADVGLVGLPNAGKSTFLAAASAAKPKIADYPFTTLTPNLGVVDLSSSERFVLADIPGLIEGASEGAGLGTRFLGHVERSATLIHLIDATQEDVAGAYETIRGELEAYGDELADKAEILALNKIDALDEETLAEKVAELEAVSGIKPRLVSGVSGQGVTELLRAAYKQVRIRRGDLEEEIDDDEDHVDETPGGWTP from the coding sequence ATGAAATTCTTGGACCAATGCAAGATCTATATCCGCTCCGGTAACGGCGGCGGCGGATCGGTGTCGTTCCGCCGCGAAAAGTACATCGAGTACGGCGGCCCGGACGGCGGCGACGGCGGTCGCGGCGGCGACGTGTGGATCGAGGCCGTCGAAGGCCTCAACACCCTGATCGACTATCGCTATCAGCAGCACTTCAAGGCCGGCACGGGCGTGCACGGCATGGGCCGAGCGCGGCATGGCGCGGCCGGCGAAGACGTCGTCCTGAAGGTCCCGGTCGGCACCGAGGTGCTGGAGGAAGACAAGGAAACCCTGATCGCCGACCTCGATCACGCCGGCATGCGCCTGCTGCTGGCCAAGGGCGGCAACGGCGGCTGGGGCAACCTGCACTTCAAGGGCCCGGTCAATCAGGCGCCCAAGTACGCCAATCCCGGCCAGGAAGGCGAGGAGCGCTGGATCTGGCTTCGCCTGAAGCTGATCGCCGATGTCGGTCTGGTGGGCCTGCCCAACGCCGGCAAGTCGACCTTCCTGGCGGCCGCCAGCGCCGCCAAGCCGAAGATCGCCGACTATCCCTTCACCACCCTGACCCCCAACCTGGGGGTCGTGGATCTGTCCAGCAGCGAGCGCTTCGTGCTGGCCGACATTCCCGGCCTGATCGAGGGCGCTTCCGAGGGCGCGGGGCTCGGCACCCGCTTCCTTGGCCACGTCGAACGCTCGGCGACCCTGATCCACCTGATCGACGCCACCCAGGAAGACGTCGCCGGCGCCTATGAGACGATCCGGGGCGAGCTCGAGGCATATGGCGACGAACTGGCCGACAAGGCCGAGATCCTGGCGCTGAACAAGATCGACGCCCTGGACGAGGAAACCCTCGCCGAGAAGGTCGCCGAGCTGGAAGCCGTATCGGGGATCAAGCCTCGCCTGGTTTCCGGCGTGTCCGGCCAGGGCGTGACCGAACTGCTGCGCGCCGCCTACAAGCAGGTCCGCATCCGTCGCGGCGACCTCGAGGAAGAGATCGACGACGACGAGGATCACGTCGACGAGACCCCTGGAGGCTGGACGCCGTGA
- a CDS encoding GNAT family N-acetyltransferase — protein sequence MCVIEESPVIETRRLTLRTPAKADVERVAAFCVDHEVARMTTRMPSPYTRGHAEEFVARCGTQDRTRDNTFAIDLANEGLIGVVGLFTNPGGPVELGYWIGRPYWGRGYATEAARGALDWTRSIWRKRRVTAGHFADNEASGRVLVKAGFLYTGVVEHKPSIARGEPAATRMMVWLA from the coding sequence ATGTGCGTCATCGAAGAAAGTCCTGTGATCGAAACCCGGCGGCTCACGCTGCGCACGCCGGCCAAGGCCGATGTCGAGCGCGTGGCGGCCTTCTGCGTCGATCATGAGGTGGCGCGCATGACGACGCGCATGCCCTCGCCCTACACGCGCGGCCATGCCGAAGAGTTCGTGGCTCGGTGCGGCACGCAGGACCGCACGCGCGACAACACCTTCGCGATCGATCTGGCGAATGAGGGCCTGATCGGAGTCGTCGGCCTCTTCACCAATCCTGGTGGTCCCGTCGAGCTGGGTTATTGGATCGGCCGCCCCTACTGGGGTCGAGGCTACGCCACCGAGGCGGCGCGCGGTGCGCTGGACTGGACGCGCTCGATCTGGCGCAAGCGGCGTGTCACCGCCGGCCACTTCGCCGACAACGAGGCCTCGGGCCGCGTGTTGGTCAAGGCCGGGTTTCTGTATACGGGTGTGGTCGAGCACAAGCCGTCGATCGCGCGCGGGGAACCGGCGGCGACGCGGATGATGGTCTGGCTGGCCTGA